In one Zymobacter palmae genomic region, the following are encoded:
- a CDS encoding nuclear transport factor 2 family protein produces MKIKMMLGSIVLATTSLMTISAQAAVATTPEQAVQGYFSTLERGDENGFFELMKMPEAMNKLPAQQQTEAKHQVFAGMQGAVKQEGGLKSLEVSKAQAGQDSAHMIVHYKAVTNSGQTHEEDVPVVKVGTYWKVGQ; encoded by the coding sequence ATGAAAATCAAAATGATGCTGGGTTCTATCGTGCTGGCGACCACCAGCCTGATGACCATCAGCGCACAGGCTGCGGTTGCAACGACACCGGAACAGGCCGTCCAAGGCTACTTTAGTACGCTGGAGCGCGGCGATGAAAATGGCTTCTTTGAGCTGATGAAGATGCCAGAAGCTATGAACAAGCTGCCAGCGCAACAGCAGACCGAAGCCAAACACCAGGTCTTCGCGGGCATGCAGGGGGCGGTCAAGCAGGAAGGCGGTCTCAAGTCGCTGGAAGTCTCTAAGGCTCAGGCCGGTCAGGACAGCGCGCACATGATCGTGCACTACAAGGCCGTTACGAACAGCGGCCAGACGCACGAAGAAGACGTTCCGGTCGTCAAGGTGGGTACATACTGGAAGGTCGGCCAATAA
- a CDS encoding nuclear transport factor 2 family protein: MKIKTLLGAIVLTGSSLLAVTAQAATIATPEQAVKSYFNAVDKGDEAGFNDLMQFPDVLAQLPAEQSQQIRHDMFQQMQASLKNEGGLKALEVSNAQKGADVSHMTVHIKGSTRNGETHEADVPVVKVGKGWKVGQ; the protein is encoded by the coding sequence ATGAAGATCAAGACACTGTTGGGTGCCATCGTTCTGACGGGTAGCAGCCTGCTGGCCGTTACCGCTCAGGCAGCCACTATTGCCACGCCTGAACAGGCAGTAAAAAGCTACTTCAACGCTGTGGATAAAGGTGACGAAGCGGGCTTCAATGATCTGATGCAGTTCCCTGATGTCCTGGCACAGCTGCCGGCAGAGCAATCTCAGCAGATCCGTCACGACATGTTCCAGCAGATGCAGGCCAGCTTGAAGAACGAAGGCGGGCTGAAAGCGTTGGAGGTCTCCAACGCCCAAAAAGGCGCTGATGTTAGCCATATGACGGTGCACATCAAGGGGTCTACCCGCAACGGTGAAACGCACGAAGCGGATGTACCGGTCGTGAAAGTCGGCAAAGGCTGGAAGGTCGGTCAGTAA
- a CDS encoding anthranilate synthase component II — protein MNVLMIDNYDSFTFNIVQYLGELGAKVEVIRNDAETIEQLAQRDFSHLVISPGPCSPNEAGVSMAAIEHFAGQVPILGVCLGHQAIGQVFGGRVVRAPRVMHGKTSLVDHTDSGVFEGLDNPLEVTRYHSLIVDRDTLPECLEITAVTAADDITPGLIMGLRHRTLDIEGVQFHPESILSRQGHELLGNFLKRRPVGNAAA, from the coding sequence ATGAATGTACTGATGATCGACAACTACGACAGTTTTACCTTCAACATCGTCCAGTACTTGGGTGAACTGGGCGCGAAGGTAGAGGTTATTCGCAACGACGCTGAAACGATCGAACAGCTTGCCCAGCGTGATTTTTCCCACCTCGTTATTTCTCCTGGCCCGTGCTCTCCCAATGAAGCGGGCGTTTCCATGGCGGCCATCGAACATTTTGCCGGACAGGTGCCAATTCTTGGCGTGTGCCTTGGCCATCAAGCCATTGGTCAGGTCTTCGGCGGCCGTGTCGTGCGCGCCCCACGTGTCATGCACGGCAAAACGTCGCTTGTCGATCACACTGATAGCGGTGTCTTCGAAGGACTCGATAACCCACTCGAAGTGACGCGCTATCACTCACTGATCGTCGACCGTGACACGCTGCCCGAATGTCTGGAAATTACGGCTGTTACTGCGGCCGACGATATCACTCCCGGGCTGATCATGGGGCTGCGCCACCGTACGCTGGATATCGAGGGCGTTCAGTTCCACCCCGAGTCGATTCTGTCCCGCCAGGGCCATGAGCTGCTGGGCAATTTCCTCAAGCGACGCCCCGTCGGCAACGCTGCCGCCTAA
- the cysB gene encoding HTH-type transcriptional regulator CysB, translating into MKLQQLRYVWEVSRHNLNVSATAQRLYTSQPGISKQIRLLEGELGIEIFARSGKHLTRVTPAGQTVIDLAGQVLHLVNNIKQVAQEHNDENQGSLTLATTHTQARYVLPEIIKQFGERYPGISLHMHQGNPRQIAQMVCDGQADIAICTEALTQFNDLAALPWYRWNRSVLVPKGHPLCDEEHLTLEALAKYPLVTYTSGFTGSAQLAENFLAKGLEPNVVLTAADADVIKTYVRLGLGVGIVAHMAAEATDTDLVAIDARHLFDYSVTRIALRRGAYLRKYMYDFIERMAPHLTRERVDAVMQNTRQDAQLLDDIELPVR; encoded by the coding sequence TTGAAACTTCAGCAGTTACGTTACGTTTGGGAAGTCTCGCGCCATAACCTGAACGTCTCCGCGACGGCTCAGCGGCTGTACACTTCCCAGCCGGGCATCTCGAAACAGATTCGTCTGCTGGAAGGCGAGCTGGGCATCGAGATATTTGCCCGCAGTGGCAAGCACTTGACGCGTGTGACACCGGCAGGACAGACGGTCATTGACCTTGCTGGCCAGGTGCTGCACCTCGTCAACAACATCAAGCAGGTGGCCCAAGAGCACAACGACGAAAACCAGGGGAGCCTCACCCTGGCGACGACGCATACTCAGGCCCGCTATGTGTTGCCCGAAATCATCAAGCAGTTTGGTGAGCGCTATCCCGGCATCAGCCTGCACATGCACCAGGGCAATCCGCGTCAGATTGCGCAGATGGTATGCGACGGTCAGGCCGACATCGCGATCTGCACCGAAGCGCTGACCCAGTTCAATGATCTGGCAGCCCTGCCGTGGTATCGCTGGAACCGCAGTGTGCTGGTACCTAAAGGACATCCCTTGTGCGATGAAGAGCACCTGACGCTGGAAGCGCTCGCCAAGTACCCGCTTGTCACGTACACCAGTGGCTTTACCGGCAGTGCGCAGCTGGCAGAGAACTTCTTGGCCAAAGGACTGGAACCGAACGTCGTACTGACGGCCGCGGATGCCGACGTGATCAAGACCTATGTTCGTCTTGGGCTAGGGGTCGGGATTGTCGCGCACATGGCTGCGGAAGCGACCGACACGGATCTGGTTGCGATCGACGCGCGCCATCTGTTTGATTACTCCGTGACGCGTATCGCTCTGCGTCGGGGAGCGTATCTGCGCAAGTACATGTACGACTTCATCGAGCGCATGGCTCCTCACCTGACACGTGAGCGAGTAGATGCGGTTATGCAGAACACTCGACAGGACGCCCAGCTGCTAGACGATATCGAGTTGCCGGTGCGCTGA
- a CDS encoding GNAT family N-acetyltransferase, giving the protein MHLIELGADERRDDSVALLCANTYGQQAGLAPLLAYTGALTQWLPRDQARVLALVDAEERILCVALLVLEEGGKGAELKWLTTPEPLRGRGYARALVSRLTKRMRLKVVATEAHERWLRDAGFKRWSWRDSGERIGFTRGTREYSATLMVDEDRIMQQFKTDRALFERLSARFVKGLERFASAE; this is encoded by the coding sequence ATGCATCTGATCGAACTGGGCGCTGACGAGCGTCGCGACGACAGTGTGGCGCTTTTGTGTGCCAATACTTATGGACAACAGGCCGGGCTGGCACCGCTGCTCGCTTACACCGGTGCACTGACCCAGTGGCTGCCACGTGATCAGGCTCGCGTGCTAGCGCTGGTCGATGCCGAGGAACGCATTCTCTGTGTGGCACTGCTCGTGTTGGAAGAAGGGGGCAAAGGGGCTGAACTCAAGTGGCTGACGACGCCCGAACCGCTGCGGGGCCGTGGTTATGCGCGTGCGCTGGTGTCCCGTCTTACCAAGCGAATGCGTCTGAAGGTAGTGGCTACCGAAGCTCATGAGCGCTGGCTGCGCGATGCCGGTTTCAAGCGTTGGAGTTGGCGGGATAGCGGTGAACGGATCGGCTTTACCCGTGGTACGCGCGAGTACAGTGCTACGCTGATGGTAGATGAAGACCGCATCATGCAGCAGTTCAAGACGGATCGTGCACTGTTTGAACGTCTCTCGGCGCGTTTCGTCAAAGGGCTAGAGCGTTTTGCCAGTGCCGAATAA
- a CDS encoding helix-turn-helix transcriptional regulator has protein sequence MNDWKLALFTGLSQASGMEDIIDTAAEAVRHHDFDYCGWKIRLSHPSIRQKVLTVASADEDLYDHVVDGQASLPSSCTTLWAGMTRDELYAKAPELVDDDTTPDSVHSRWCHSVRDTHTGAYCVFYANSLSPLSQEQLQHAAANLQWIAAAVHASMLYMPVRQDQALTLREQNVLMHIGNGLTIEEIADHMRLSFETTAFHVETAEYKLQTPDPQQAVAKALFFGLLD, from the coding sequence ATGAATGACTGGAAACTTGCACTGTTTACAGGGCTGTCACAGGCCAGCGGCATGGAAGACATCATCGACACGGCCGCCGAAGCCGTTCGTCACCATGACTTCGACTACTGTGGCTGGAAGATACGACTGTCACATCCCTCTATCCGTCAGAAGGTGCTGACAGTGGCCTCTGCCGATGAAGATCTCTACGACCACGTCGTGGATGGCCAAGCATCACTGCCCTCTTCTTGCACTACGCTGTGGGCCGGCATGACACGCGACGAGCTTTATGCCAAAGCGCCCGAACTGGTAGATGACGACACGACGCCAGATAGCGTTCACAGCCGCTGGTGCCATTCGGTTCGCGATACCCATACCGGCGCCTACTGCGTCTTCTATGCCAACAGCCTCTCGCCGCTGTCACAGGAACAACTCCAGCATGCGGCTGCCAACCTGCAGTGGATCGCGGCCGCCGTGCACGCCAGCATGCTGTACATGCCGGTACGCCAGGATCAGGCCCTAACCCTGCGCGAACAGAATGTGCTGATGCATATCGGTAACGGCCTGACGATCGAAGAGATTGCCGACCATATGCGGCTGAGCTTCGAAACAACAGCGTTCCATGTGGAAACCGCCGAATATAAGCTTCAGACACCTGATCCGCAGCAGGCGGTCGCCAAGGCGCTGTTCTTCGGCCTACTGGATTGA
- the trpC gene encoding indole-3-glycerol phosphate synthase TrpC: MTQQPTVLTRIIAATRKLIDARQQQVSLAELKHASEQAAPRRGFAQALNARIARGEPAVIAEIKRSSPSKGRIREHFEPADIAQSYEQGGAACLSVLTEPHFFEGSPEYLQDARAACALPVLRKDFIVSAYQVHEACVMGADAILLIVAALDDKALHSLHALALSLGMDVLVEVHNDEELTRALTIPSLALLGINNRNLHTFDVSLDTTLTLRDRVPEGVTLITESGILDRADVEQMLAADVYGFLVGEAFMRADVPGDALQALFFPPQS, encoded by the coding sequence ATGACACAACAACCTACCGTACTGACGCGCATCATCGCGGCCACACGCAAGCTGATCGACGCGCGTCAGCAGCAGGTCTCGTTGGCCGAGCTGAAGCATGCCAGCGAACAGGCAGCACCGCGCCGCGGTTTTGCTCAAGCGCTGAACGCACGCATCGCTCGCGGGGAACCGGCCGTCATTGCCGAAATCAAGCGCAGCTCGCCCTCCAAGGGGCGTATCCGCGAGCATTTCGAACCTGCGGATATCGCACAGAGCTATGAACAAGGGGGCGCTGCCTGCCTGTCCGTACTGACCGAGCCTCACTTCTTCGAAGGCAGCCCTGAATATCTGCAAGATGCGCGCGCGGCGTGTGCGTTGCCCGTGCTGCGTAAGGATTTCATCGTCAGTGCTTATCAGGTACATGAAGCCTGTGTGATGGGGGCTGATGCGATCCTGCTGATCGTCGCCGCGCTGGATGACAAGGCGCTGCACTCTTTGCATGCGCTGGCACTGTCGCTGGGCATGGACGTGCTGGTCGAAGTGCACAATGATGAAGAGCTGACCCGAGCGCTGACGATTCCGTCACTGGCACTGCTGGGTATCAACAACCGCAACCTGCATACCTTCGATGTCAGCCTCGATACGACACTGACGTTGCGTGATCGCGTGCCTGAAGGCGTGACGCTGATTACCGAGTCCGGCATTCTGGATCGCGCCGATGTCGAGCAGATGCTGGCTGCCGACGTTTACGGTTTCCTGGTCGGTGAGGCCTTCATGCGCGCCGACGTACCGGGCGATGCACTGCAGGCGCTGTTCTTCCCGCCGCAGTCGTAA
- a CDS encoding NAD(P)/FAD-dependent oxidoreductase, producing the protein MTCPRIVVVGGGAGGLELATRLGRTLGKRKRADIILVDRNPTHIWKPLLHEVAVGALDTDLDAVSYQSHARQNGYYFQRGTLTGLDKETRTLTLAPINDEEGKVIIGERSLNYDYLVMAVGSISNDFGTPGVRDNCYFLDSPQQAESFRQAMLSAFLKNAPADNGQDGDKELTIAIVGAGATGVELSAELFNAVEMLHSYRVTGVDRQRLKVHIIEAADRILPALAERISSNVHQELTRLGVQIHTKTMVAKADEHGFETSTGERIDADLLVWAAGVMAPKFLSELGLSTRRNNQIEVHQTMQSVDDPHIFAIGDCAACPQADDKFVPPRAQAAHQMASTMYKNLVALINGKEMKPFEYRDLGALVSLSHFHAAGRLMRGASTRGLFIEGWLARTFYTSLYRMHQQAIYGTPRMLAKIVVDRLNHWLRPRLKLH; encoded by the coding sequence ATGACATGCCCCCGAATCGTTGTCGTTGGCGGAGGCGCTGGCGGCCTTGAACTCGCCACTCGCCTAGGTCGCACGCTGGGCAAACGCAAGCGCGCCGACATCATTCTCGTCGACCGTAATCCGACGCACATCTGGAAACCGCTTCTGCATGAAGTCGCTGTCGGCGCACTCGATACTGACCTCGACGCGGTGTCGTATCAGAGCCATGCGCGCCAGAACGGCTACTACTTCCAGCGCGGCACCCTGACGGGGCTGGACAAGGAAACTCGTACGCTGACGCTGGCGCCGATCAATGATGAAGAAGGCAAGGTCATCATCGGTGAGCGTTCGCTCAACTATGACTATCTGGTGATGGCGGTAGGCAGCATCTCGAACGACTTTGGTACTCCGGGCGTTCGCGATAACTGCTACTTCCTCGACAGCCCACAGCAGGCAGAAAGTTTCCGCCAAGCAATGCTGAGCGCATTCCTGAAGAACGCTCCGGCCGACAACGGTCAGGACGGTGACAAGGAACTGACTATTGCCATCGTAGGCGCAGGCGCAACCGGCGTGGAGCTGTCCGCCGAGCTGTTCAACGCCGTCGAGATGCTGCACAGCTATCGCGTGACAGGCGTTGATCGCCAGCGCCTCAAGGTGCATATCATCGAAGCAGCCGACCGCATTCTGCCGGCACTGGCCGAACGTATCAGCAGCAACGTTCATCAGGAACTGACACGCCTTGGCGTTCAGATTCACACCAAGACGATGGTTGCCAAGGCCGATGAACACGGCTTCGAGACCTCAACGGGTGAGCGCATTGATGCAGACTTGCTGGTATGGGCAGCGGGTGTCATGGCACCGAAGTTCCTGTCAGAGCTGGGCCTGAGCACGCGCCGCAACAACCAGATTGAAGTGCATCAGACCATGCAGAGCGTCGATGATCCGCATATCTTTGCGATCGGCGACTGCGCCGCCTGCCCGCAAGCGGATGACAAATTCGTTCCGCCGCGTGCTCAAGCCGCCCACCAGATGGCCAGCACCATGTACAAAAACTTGGTCGCGCTGATCAACGGTAAGGAAATGAAGCCGTTCGAATACCGCGATCTGGGCGCACTGGTATCGCTGTCGCACTTCCACGCAGCAGGCCGCCTGATGCGCGGCGCATCTACACGTGGTCTGTTCATCGAAGGCTGGTTGGCGCGCACCTTCTATACATCGCTGTACCGCATGCACCAGCAGGCGATCTACGGTACGCCACGCATGCTGGCGAAGATCGTTGTCGACCGCCTGAACCACTGGCTGCGCCCGCGCCTCAAGCTGCACTGA
- the trpD gene encoding anthranilate phosphoribosyltransferase, with translation MKKILASLIEGTTLSRDQMHKVMQTIMSGSAQPEQIAGVLVALAAKGETSLEISAAAEVLRELMVPVELQASAPAIDIVGTGGDGANLFNVSTAACFVVAAAGVPVAKHGNVAVSSSSGSANLFRTLGLDLSLSPEQIGRCINDVGIGFMFAPQHHPAMKHVAPVRKALGVRTLFNVLGPLINPARVRHHVIGVYAPELLTVMAEALRDLGSERALIVHSEDGLDELSIAAPSQMVMLDHGEITLCDFDPASVGILGSLEPLVVDSAEQSLALIQAAFAGEPGPAADIIALNAGAALCVAQRAGTIAEGVAMARSLMTNGAAAERVRQLQAFAPAVSA, from the coding sequence ATGAAGAAAATACTGGCGTCTTTGATTGAGGGGACAACGCTGTCGCGTGATCAGATGCATAAGGTGATGCAAACCATCATGTCCGGCAGCGCACAGCCCGAGCAGATTGCGGGTGTGCTGGTCGCGCTGGCAGCCAAGGGGGAAACCAGTCTTGAGATATCGGCGGCGGCGGAAGTGCTGCGTGAGTTGATGGTTCCCGTGGAACTGCAGGCCTCCGCACCCGCGATTGATATCGTGGGAACGGGCGGCGATGGTGCCAACCTATTCAACGTGTCGACGGCGGCCTGTTTCGTGGTGGCGGCAGCGGGTGTACCGGTGGCTAAGCACGGCAATGTCGCGGTGTCATCGTCTTCTGGCAGCGCCAATCTGTTTCGTACACTAGGGTTGGACTTATCGCTGTCACCCGAGCAAATCGGGCGCTGTATCAATGACGTTGGTATCGGCTTTATGTTCGCGCCTCAGCACCACCCGGCCATGAAGCATGTCGCGCCGGTGCGCAAAGCGCTGGGTGTCAGAACGCTCTTTAATGTGCTGGGGCCGCTGATCAATCCTGCTCGCGTCAGGCATCATGTGATCGGGGTCTATGCGCCAGAACTGCTGACGGTCATGGCCGAAGCTCTGCGTGATTTGGGCAGCGAGCGAGCGCTCATCGTTCATTCCGAAGATGGTCTGGATGAGCTGTCGATTGCGGCACCGTCCCAGATGGTGATGCTCGATCACGGTGAGATTACGCTGTGCGATTTTGACCCTGCATCGGTAGGCATTTTAGGGTCGCTGGAGCCGCTGGTCGTCGATTCAGCGGAACAGAGTCTAGCGCTGATTCAGGCTGCCTTCGCCGGGGAGCCGGGACCCGCTGCTGATATCATTGCCTTGAATGCAGGGGCGGCATTGTGTGTTGCACAGCGAGCAGGCACTATTGCTGAGGGGGTTGCCATGGCACGTTCTCTGATGACGAACGGGGCCGCCGCCGAACGCGTCCGACAGCTACAAGCTTTTGCGCCGGCCGTGTCGGCCTGA
- a CDS encoding LuxR C-terminal-related transcriptional regulator, whose translation MLKWSVDGKTAEEIVIILSLSVGPVNFHLRNTMLKLDAPNKISAVVKAIYLRLLD comes from the coding sequence ATACTCAAGTGGAGCGTCGATGGCAAAACGGCAGAGGAAATTGTCATCATCCTGTCGCTAAGCGTAGGGCCGGTCAATTTCCACCTGCGCAATACAATGCTGAAACTGGACGCGCCCAACAAGATATCAGCCGTCGTCAAGGCCATCTATCTACGGCTGCTGGACTGA
- a CDS encoding glycerophosphodiester phosphodiesterase family protein, producing MKLPALIAHRGYSARAPENTLAAIRAAAEAGIRWVELDVQCLADGTPVIWHDAHMARCSNGRALLAHLTLEQARRYDVGSWFDPAFSNERIVTLDEALEEIERLDMGLNLELKVCLARDPIRLANQVVPRLKGKLQDRLLVASYSQDALYQARKLDHALPLSIIYDEKVPRTWTWDVERVNAVGVHANWEHINAEQMKEIKTAGLTMVCYTINDPKAFAPWWKRGVDSVISDDPLLFHQYDMDPESFDSRERELGARCPVNMRIPGLRRLFRRHR from the coding sequence ATGAAACTTCCAGCGCTTATCGCTCATCGCGGCTATTCGGCACGAGCGCCCGAGAACACGCTGGCCGCCATTCGTGCTGCCGCGGAAGCGGGCATTCGCTGGGTCGAGCTGGACGTCCAGTGTCTGGCCGACGGCACGCCGGTCATCTGGCACGATGCGCATATGGCACGCTGCAGCAATGGCCGCGCCCTGCTCGCTCACCTTACACTAGAGCAGGCGCGCCGCTATGACGTGGGCAGCTGGTTCGATCCTGCGTTTTCGAACGAACGCATCGTCACCCTTGATGAGGCGCTAGAAGAAATCGAACGCCTCGATATGGGCTTGAACCTTGAACTGAAAGTATGCCTTGCCCGCGACCCCATTCGTCTTGCTAATCAGGTCGTTCCGCGCCTGAAAGGCAAGCTGCAAGATCGTCTGTTGGTAGCCAGCTACAGTCAGGATGCGCTGTATCAGGCGCGCAAACTCGATCATGCACTGCCGCTCAGCATCATCTACGACGAGAAGGTGCCGCGTACATGGACATGGGACGTCGAGCGCGTCAATGCGGTTGGCGTTCATGCCAACTGGGAACATATCAATGCGGAACAGATGAAAGAAATCAAGACGGCGGGGCTGACCATGGTCTGCTATACGATCAATGACCCGAAAGCGTTCGCTCCGTGGTGGAAGCGCGGTGTGGACAGCGTGATCTCCGATGACCCGCTGCTGTTTCATCAATACGACATGGACCCGGAGAGCTTCGACAGCCGCGAACGCGAACTGGGCGCACGCTGCCCCGTCAACATGCGTATCCCCGGCCTGCGCCGACTGTTTCGACGCCACCGATAG
- the trpE gene encoding anthranilate synthase component I → MTPERFASLAEAGYNRIPVTRELLADLDTPLSTYMKLADAPWSFLLESVQGDEKWGRYSWIGLPCRERIEVRGHVVRRFKDGYQVGATEVADPLEWIEQFRLRFKVPEEPDSRLNGGLVGYFGYDTVRYIEPRLAGIEKPDPLEIPDILLLVANDFVVFDSFSNSLKLMTYVDPSEDNAYGRAQEYLSTLEHQLRDSVLTPEQTKAGVVSDPTSEDDFFSSFSQQDYEAAVERIKEYIRAGDLMQCVPSQRMSTRCKVSPLVLYRALRNISPSPYMFYFNFEDHHVVGASPEILARVENGQVTVRPIAGTIKRGRNAEEDSAQAEALINDPKERAEHVMLIDLGRNDVGRISEDGSVSVTDTMVIERYSHVMHITSNVVGTLRKNLGPMDVLRATFPAGTLSGAPKIRALEIIDELEPVKRGIYSGAIGYLAWQGNMDMAIGIRTAVIKDGNLHLQAGAGIVADSVPEKEWEETLNKRAAMFKAIELAERGLNL, encoded by the coding sequence ATGACCCCAGAGCGTTTTGCTTCTCTTGCAGAAGCAGGCTACAACCGGATTCCAGTGACTCGAGAGTTGCTGGCTGATCTGGACACACCGCTTTCCACCTACATGAAACTGGCAGATGCGCCTTGGAGCTTTCTGCTGGAATCCGTTCAGGGGGATGAAAAGTGGGGGCGCTACTCTTGGATAGGCTTGCCGTGTCGTGAGCGTATTGAAGTGCGTGGTCACGTGGTACGCCGCTTCAAGGACGGGTATCAGGTGGGAGCCACTGAAGTGGCCGATCCTCTGGAATGGATTGAGCAGTTCCGTTTGCGCTTTAAAGTGCCCGAAGAGCCGGATAGTCGACTCAACGGGGGGCTAGTGGGTTATTTCGGTTACGACACCGTACGCTATATCGAGCCTCGCTTGGCGGGCATCGAAAAACCCGACCCGCTTGAAATCCCCGATATTTTGCTGCTGGTTGCTAACGATTTCGTGGTCTTCGATAGTTTCAGCAATAGCCTGAAGCTGATGACCTATGTCGATCCGAGCGAAGACAATGCCTATGGCCGCGCGCAGGAGTACCTGTCCACGCTGGAGCATCAACTGCGCGACAGCGTGCTGACGCCCGAGCAGACCAAAGCGGGCGTGGTCAGTGACCCTACGAGCGAAGACGACTTCTTCTCCAGCTTTTCACAGCAGGATTACGAAGCGGCGGTCGAGCGGATCAAGGAATACATCCGCGCCGGGGACCTGATGCAGTGCGTGCCTTCGCAGCGCATGTCGACCCGCTGCAAGGTGTCGCCGCTGGTGCTGTATCGCGCCCTGCGCAACATCAGCCCGTCGCCGTATATGTTCTACTTCAACTTTGAAGATCATCACGTGGTCGGAGCGTCGCCCGAGATACTGGCGCGCGTCGAGAACGGGCAGGTGACGGTGCGACCGATTGCGGGCACCATCAAGCGCGGCCGCAATGCGGAAGAGGACAGTGCGCAGGCGGAGGCGCTGATCAACGATCCCAAAGAACGTGCCGAACACGTTATGTTGATCGACCTCGGGCGTAACGATGTTGGGCGCATCAGCGAAGACGGTTCAGTATCAGTCACTGATACGATGGTGATCGAACGTTATTCCCATGTCATGCATATCACCTCGAATGTGGTGGGAACGCTGCGTAAGAACCTTGGCCCGATGGACGTATTGCGAGCCACGTTCCCAGCCGGCACGCTCAGCGGTGCACCGAAAATCCGTGCGCTGGAAATCATCGATGAACTGGAACCCGTCAAACGTGGTATCTATTCCGGTGCCATTGGGTATTTGGCATGGCAGGGCAACATGGACATGGCCATCGGCATTCGTACAGCCGTCATCAAGGATGGCAACCTGCATCTGCAGGCGGGGGCGGGCATCGTGGCCGATTCTGTTCCTGAAAAGGAATGGGAAGAAACGCTTAACAAACGTGCCGCAATGTTCAAGGCGATCGAACTGGCGGAGCGTGGCCTGAATCTCTGA
- a CDS encoding sugar phosphate isomerase/epimerase family protein: MSAPVFICANAFGPVFVKHHGHATAANLASRAGAAGLEVRQELMTPADYPLSSLKNVLDNLQLGCTFSAKVHVWNYEHCDKEGLLKALEIAEELGARLLKVSIGALPADPSLSREELETVAARLKQSSVRLVIENDQTPEGGDIEVMERALALLAEAGIEAGLTFDTGNWYWVGENPIDAARQLGARVEYIHCKSIDIVHDQPRVCQPRAPHLAAWSTLWTAFKPNTLRSIEFPLAQEDSIDLNHNALVASAHEFIARLRHY; the protein is encoded by the coding sequence ATGAGTGCTCCCGTCTTCATCTGTGCCAACGCATTCGGTCCCGTGTTCGTCAAACACCACGGTCACGCCACGGCAGCCAACTTGGCTTCCCGCGCCGGTGCCGCTGGCCTTGAGGTTCGCCAAGAACTAATGACACCGGCTGATTATCCGCTTTCCTCGCTCAAGAACGTGCTCGACAATCTGCAGCTGGGCTGCACGTTCTCTGCCAAGGTGCACGTGTGGAACTACGAACACTGTGACAAAGAAGGGCTGCTCAAGGCACTGGAGATCGCGGAAGAACTGGGCGCACGCTTGCTGAAAGTCAGCATTGGGGCCCTACCCGCCGATCCGTCGCTCTCACGTGAAGAGCTGGAAACCGTAGCGGCTCGCCTCAAACAGAGCTCGGTTCGCTTGGTGATCGAAAACGATCAGACCCCTGAGGGCGGTGACATTGAGGTCATGGAAAGGGCTCTGGCCTTGTTGGCCGAAGCGGGCATAGAAGCTGGACTGACCTTCGATACTGGCAACTGGTACTGGGTGGGCGAGAACCCGATTGACGCGGCACGTCAGCTCGGCGCCCGGGTCGAGTACATCCACTGCAAAAGCATTGATATCGTTCACGACCAGCCGCGAGTCTGTCAGCCGCGCGCACCGCATCTGGCGGCGTGGTCAACGTTGTGGACCGCCTTCAAGCCCAATACTCTGCGCTCCATCGAATTCCCGCTGGCACAGGAAGACAGCATTGACCTGAACCACAATGCCCTCGTGGCCAGCGCACACGAATTCATCGCTCGTCTGCGCCATTATTAA